In Streptomyces nojiriensis, the sequence CGGGTCAGAAGTCCGCAGCCATCGCGTACGACATCGGTGGCCGCGGCGACCAGTCGTTCAACGATGCCGCCTACGCCGGCCTGAAGAAGGCCGAAACGGACCTGAAGGTCAAGACCGCCGAGGCGGAGCCCACCGACGGTGAGGGCGAGGCCGACAAGGTCCAGCGCCTCACCGAGCTCGCCCGTAAGGGCAACAACCCGGTCATCGGCGTCGGCTTCGCCTACGCCCCGGCCATCAAGAAGGTCGCGCCGAAGTTCCCGAACACCACGTTCGGCATCATCGACGACACCTCGGTCACCGGCCCGAACATCGCCAACCTCGTCTTCAACGAGGAGCAGGGCTCCTACCTGGCCGGCGTCGCCGCCGCCAAGGCGTCCAAGACCGGCACGGTCGGCTTCATCGGCGGTGTCGAGGTTCCGCTGATCAAGAAGTTCGAGGCGGGCTTCACCCAGGGCGTCAAGGACACCAACCCGAACGCCAAGGTGCTCTCCGCGTACCTGACGCAGCCGCCGAACTTCGACGGTTTCGCCAAGCCCGACCTCGGCAAGGCCGCCGCGCTGGGCCAGCTCGACGCGGGCGGCGCCGACGTGGTCTACGCCGCTGCCGGTCTCGCCGGCTCGGGCGCCATCGAGGCCGCCTCCTCCAAGGGCAAGTGGGCCATCGGTGTCGACTCCGACCAGTACAACCAGGCCGGTCTGGCGAAGTACAAGGACTCGATCCTGACCTCGGTCACCAAGGACGTCGAGGACTCGGTCTTCAACCTGATCAAGTCGGTCGAGGACGGCAAGCCGACCACCGGTGAGATCCGCTACGGCCTGGACAAGGACGGCGTCGGCCTGGCCGACTCCAACCCGAAGTACAAGGAGATGGCCGACGTCGTCGCCGCGGTCGAGAAGGCCAAGGCCGACATCATCGCCAAGAAGATCACCGTCAAGACCGCGCCGTAAGGCCGTTCCTGACATGTAGTCCTGGTCTCCGGGGTCCGGGAAGCGGTCACTATCGCTCCCGGGCCCCGTGCCACGTTCTGTGATCATTA encodes:
- a CDS encoding BMP family lipoprotein is translated as MRRITRIATVGIASAALALSATACGGKKSSDASSSPSESGQKSAAIAYDIGGRGDQSFNDAAYAGLKKAETDLKVKTAEAEPTDGEGEADKVQRLTELARKGNNPVIGVGFAYAPAIKKVAPKFPNTTFGIIDDTSVTGPNIANLVFNEEQGSYLAGVAAAKASKTGTVGFIGGVEVPLIKKFEAGFTQGVKDTNPNAKVLSAYLTQPPNFDGFAKPDLGKAAALGQLDAGGADVVYAAAGLAGSGAIEAASSKGKWAIGVDSDQYNQAGLAKYKDSILTSVTKDVEDSVFNLIKSVEDGKPTTGEIRYGLDKDGVGLADSNPKYKEMADVVAAVEKAKADIIAKKITVKTAP